The genomic stretch ATATCGTAGGGAAAACAGACACCATCTCTTTAGCTATTTACAATGCTGTTTTCGATGGCGATTATCCTTTGGCACTGCTTTTATGTACGATTTTAATTGTTATCTCTTTGGCTGTTTTTACAGCACTTCATTTTTTTCAAAAAAATGAAAATTTACTTTAGCTTATTTTTGTTACAATATTTTTAAATAATAAAGGCTTTCGCATGATGGACATGATACGTGAAGATATAGGGCTTATCGATATGACCACTGTTGGGTTGGAGATTGGTCATTTGCAAGGTAAAATTACCTTTGCACCCAAGCGAGCACTTGTTTTATGCGGTGCAGAACTGGTTGAAGAGATTTGCCTAAAGATGAACCTTCAAGTCAAGCGTTTTAAAAGTAGTGGCGATAAACTGGAAGCAGATGAGCTCATTTTAGAAGCCTATGGGGATGCGGAGCATCTGCATTATGTCTGGAAAGTATGCCAAAATATCTTAGAGTACTCCTGTGGGATTGCCACGAAAACACATGAAATGCTCACTCTTGCAAGAGCCGAAAATCCTCATGTTGAACTGCTGACAACCCGTAAAATTTTCCCGCGCACCAAAGAGCTCGCTTTAAAAGCAATTTATGCAGGCGGAGGCGCACATCACCGTTTAGGGCTGTATGATTCGGTTCTCATTTTTAAACAGCACCGTGTTTTTTTTGAAAATGATGCCGCATTTGAAGCACAATTTTTAAAAATGAAGCGTAAAT from Sulfurospirillum oryzae encodes the following:
- the modD gene encoding ModD protein; translated protein: MMDMIREDIGLIDMTTVGLEIGHLQGKITFAPKRALVLCGAELVEEICLKMNLQVKRFKSSGDKLEADELILEAYGDAEHLHYVWKVCQNILEYSCGIATKTHEMLTLARAENPHVELLTTRKIFPRTKELALKAIYAGGGAHHRLGLYDSVLIFKQHRVFFENDAAFEAQFLKMKRKFLEKKIIVEVENCEEALYFANLGADILQCEKMTPEQLQNCIYEVRKSSPAVLFSATGGVGEKNIAEYAKAGADFIVTSSPYHAKPAEIRVVIERV